The genomic interval ATACCTGTATAGTGGATATCAAACCGTGCAACATCCTACCAGCCGACAAATTAATCACTGTTAAACAGCAGTTGCATACAAAATTCATCTCAATTCACAGAAATAATAGCGAATCGAACAAAGACCATCGGTCAATCAAGATGCCCTAATGGTTTCCCATAAGGAAAACGGTATCAAATAGCGACAGTTCGCATGTAGCCTGTCTTAAAGACGTCTCTACTGCAAGGGTTCGGCAAACGCCTCGATGTTGGCAATCAGTCAAGATGGGGTCCTTAAAAGAAGGCGCGTTGTTCATTATAGCAGTTCGATTATGTGCTTGTTTCATCCTTAAATTGGACGTTTCTGAAATAGGTACGTTCTTGTTCTATGTTTACTTTTCGGAGTTCATTAGGAAAATAGTATATGCTGTTTTATgtgtaaaatacatttacatgAAAATATGTGGGGTAAATAAATCATGCATTTTACCAAAATTCATCCACCCCTTGCTCATTTCATATGACAAACGTTCGCATTCGTCTAATTTGTTTCATAAATTGACCTTTTCCctctttggtaaattgacaaaattaaaaaaaaagttttagatttgcaaatgttcgatttttgttatgatatttgcgagaaaACAGTAATCACCATGCTTATAAATATCCactgtatgcatcttttgacgattaaataAACCTGAGAAGTATTTACaaacgcgaaactattgaatagtttggagagttctgttgttatcgtttattTTGTCACATTACGAGGATTGTTTTTATACAGTATACAATACGCCACTCTATGTGACGTGATGTAAgcaaggatggtcgagtggtttaatTTCTAGACTATTACTCAAAATGTttgtggttcgagcccagttgaggattactttttttctttttaaaattttattcatgtttttttttttatactggagctatttagttacaatgtttacatttatccatttaaagcattaaatgacaaacttcaaaacatgtcaaaatctgtcaaaaggaCCCTTTAAATTTGGAAATATGGCTCTTTCATATCCACTACTCAGTCGATTGTTAGAGGCGCATGCTCTCTGCACAGTTTTATACGGATTATCGTTAGGACCATCGTGGTtgcacattaaaatccagagggcgaaaatgcgataatgcgataatacgatgacaacaatgcgatagtacgatggcgacaatgcgatagtacgatgacgacaatgcgacaacgcgatagtacgatggcgacaatgcgatagtcatatcgtactgtcgccatcgaaTCATCGCAGCGTcaccattgtactatcgcattgtcgccatcgtattatcgcgttgtcgtactgtcgtcatagTATTATCGCAttttcgtcatcgtattatcgcactatcgcattgtcgccatcgtagtatcgcactgtcgccatcgtattgtcgcactgtcatcatcgtattatcgcactatcgcattgtcgccatcgtactatcgcactgtcgccatcgcattgtcgcactgtcgccatcacactatcgcattgtcgccatcgtactatcgcgttgtcgccatcgtactatcgcgttgtcgccgtcgtactagcgcactatcgcattgtcgccctatGGAtattaatgtgtaaccacgatggcattaacggtattccgtagttttATTTAGCATGATAATGCAATATGTAACCTTTATTCATATTCTAgactatttaataaaataattaactgGAAAGCgtggttaaattaaatatatagagaaCATATTGCTTGTGACTTTTCTTTTAATATCATGTGATATGGCGAAGGAAAAGACAAGGCTTGCAGAGCCTTTTTAAAACGCCTTAACGAACGAGATTGTCACCCCGTGATATAAAGTAACCAACCATATATTTAGTCTATTGGCTTTACCTCAAATCTGAAACACGTCTCGCAGTCAGGTGCTTGTTTATCAAGGGGTAAAAATGCCGGGATGTGGTATGTTGGCAGACGAAGTAGATAAGATATTTAACAAAGAATTTTTAAGCGAGCACAGCACAATATGCAACGTTAGACAACCCGTTATCGCCATCGAAGTGTTTTGAACAGTACACTCAAGAAATAGTTCTAGAAAATAAAAgacacaaattaaataaatgagtAAGACATCGGATTGAGAATTTTACTTTTCGTGTGATGAAACAGAACAAAAATAAAAGTGCAATCTACATGAACTGGTGAAAAGTTTCATATGTAAACACTCAACAAAATCATGAAATATTCAATCAAACTGATTCTCAATCATCACACCAAATGAGTTTTTGGTCATTATTTACATCATGAAACGATGCATTCAATATTGAAATTCTCTTAAGCCAAATGACATCATCAACTGGGTGGGGAATATACACATTAATGAGATGCATTTTGAATTTGTGTCGCGTTTGTGTAACGGGTTTGTATGCAAATGccaaattaaatacaataaaataattttaataacagaaTAATTGCATTGCGTAGCAATGACGCAAATCGATCAATTGCATGACGTATTCCCAAGCTATGACGTAGTGAGTAGATGTATGTCGAAAGTTGTGGAAATTTAATAGCTGCATTCAACATCCTTTACATTATTATGTAGTACAAGAAGCTGTTTTCTCTGTTGCAAACACAACGAAGCGTCTAACTTAAAATTTATTGATGCTTTTATACTCATAACTGATGATTATAGATTGAGGATGTTATGTGCGACTTTAAAAGTACGCATTTAAACATACACTTTGTTCTTACAGTTAACTTTAAAGATGGCGATTTTTTAATCGGCAttttcgtgtgtgttttttttacgtTTCCTAATTATTTCAGGAACTATTTAAAATGCGTTCATTACTCGTACAATTTGCGTGATTCCTCGTCAAAACTGAGGAAAACATCCGTCATTTCTAGGCACGGTTAAAAGTAATATAAATActcaaaattaacgaatatttcgtacaagatTTCGAAAAAATATAGTGAACACATGAACAAataaatgttccttatagcaatagccaaaatgtcaacgctagaagTGGTATGTTATAGATTTAAAGAGACACAAACTGCTCgtctttatttttgtattgagcaatttattccattttgatttcccgcaaaaatatctatttatacgacacacgaacattaacTTGGTACATGACCATGTGTTTTATATAGTGTTCCGCGAAAAAGAGAGGattttgtatctctttaaatctatgttaccagactacatctagcgttgaaattttggctattgctataaggaacatttattttgtatatgtgttaaccttattttttcgaaatattatAGGAAATGCTCGTAAATTTTGAGGGTTTATGGGCTCTTAAACCTCTGGTGCAAATTGATTTGTGTTGACTTTTTCACGGTAATCCTACAAAAAAAGGTCCAAGAGAGCGTGATTTACGAATAATGCAACATTGCAGAAAGAAAGTAGTAGTCTAGAATGTGGGCAGGGTTAAATTGTTATATCTGTCAGAGACAAATTAATTTGGGAAATAGGCGGACTTAATAAGTGTTACGGGTAAGGgttataaatacacttaaaattgTTTCAGAACCAAAGATAGCTCCTGTATAACATATTTGTGTAAATGTTCTAACAGATGATGCCGCTGATGGCCAAAGGTCTCCAGTACGCGTCATAGAGCCCACAATTACGTTATATGAGAAtcaaaacaacattaacaataaACTCCCAGACGAGCTTCATATTAAACTGAACGACTTTGCAAAAGAAGACGTCAATAACTGGATAACATTGTTTCCGACACAATTGCAAGAAAAGCAATTTTATAAACAAAGATCCACTACAACACATGTCAGCAATAGGAACAAATATGGCACTTTCTATCGATCTTATGATAGACAATACACTGCCCACGTTTACAGAGTAAAGCATCTGAGCAACAACGCATTTCATTTATACGGCGACTTTTGTACACGTGGTGTCCGACTTTTATTCCAACCAGATGAACATCACAACGGAAACCTACGTCATACTGTCACCATTACAAAATGTGAGGACTTCGATTACGACGCTAAGTATAATTTCGAAAAGGACGGCAATGGAGAGTTAAAAATCGAGCAAAATGCCGATACTCGCGATAAGCTGAAAAACTTCGTTGCTTACGACAAGGAAAAATCTAATAATTACAAAGAAATGGAAATACATGGTCCGTACCCGGAGATAAGAAATTTGAAAGATTGGCTGCACGATGATTCCACTGAACCTTATATCAGTAACAGTGAAAGTGACGAGGATGATGGTGCAGAGGAAACAATATCAAAGCCCAGGGCGAAACGGCAGACAGCAACCATCACAGTTGAACTGTTCATGGTGATTGATTTTGCCATTTACGATTGGTGGGACAGGCTTGCGAAAGACTTGGGACAACATACGGACACGGTTACACTAATAGAAACTCATTTCGGGTATGTGTTTAGAGAAATTGATCTTCGACTCCAGAATCTTAAGGAACAAGACTACACAATCAAAGCGGCGCTTGCGGGAACGTACGTAGCCCGCAGAGAGTCTGAATCTAACTGGACGCTCGGTAGCACCCTTGAGGTGGACGCTACAAGTCCTAGAATCATGGTGAATTCCTCCGAGGCTCTAGAAAAGTTTCAGTCTTGGATCGACACGAATATCGATTTGCCTCATTTTGACCATGCTATTTTATTTACGGGTACCAATCTTTCCTACGCCGGAAGTGCGGGTAACACCGGGCTAGCGTTTGGATCGTCGATGTGCTTAAACATTTCTAAATCCAGCATCGTGGAAGACACGTTTGACACTCGAACCGTTACTTTTGCTACTCAGCAGATTGTCAGGAGTCTTGGTTCCCGTGATGACATGGACAACAACGACTGCCTCGAGTTCTTTAACTACATCATGGCTCAAAAGTTCAAACTTCCGATCAGATCGTTTGCCTCTAATAAATGGAAATTTTCCAGTTGTTCAGAGCAGTACGTTAAAATGTACCTTCACGAATTAGACGTCGCGGGCATGAATTGTTTAAAAGAGACACGTGTTTCTCAGCCTAATCCAGACCGTCCGGCGTCCGTAAATGAGAAACCCGTCGGGTTTGTCTATTCGCCGAAAGAACAATGTCAACACAAATTTGGAGCAACTTCTGATGTGTGTAGGGTTGCTATAGGTACACGTTACTCCAAGATTTGTGTCGGGTTGCTATGTGTGGTTCCAGAAACGGGTGTGTGTGATTACATCTTTCCAGCGGATGGAACAACATGCGGATACAATAAATATTGTTGGCATGGCAACTGTGACGAATTTGAAGATGGCGAGGACGTGTCGGACACGTGCGCGTACGGAAATGACCCAACTGTTAATTGCAATGAAATGATTATGAATGACATGGCGGTATGCTACAACGAGACAGTGCGGTTCGCATGTTGTCAATCGTGCGAGAAGATAATGATAGACTTTCCGGGGTGTGAATTTGGCGACAGATCAGGACAATGTCAGATATCTAAATGCATTGCCGGAAATAAAACGTTAACCAGTCATACGTGTTGTTTAACGTGTGTCGACGGACCAACACCGTATGTCCCTCCTTTAGAAAGACTCCTGTTCGATACGTCTACTGTTTCAGTTTTTCGGACTACCGATGTTACGACGCCTTCAACAATTTTTCCTTCCATTCTTACGCGCGCAACTACACATACGCTCTTGTCAAACGTAGGGGAAAACGTTGAGACGCCTATAACCACAAACACGATAATCTCGTCACCGAATGACACAGTAACGTCAATCGGTGACACCGGAATTCGTTCTAAGACCATGACGGCGGAACAAATGACGTCATCCGCATCATCCGCATCATCCGCATCAACCACAGCGGCAGATATAACTGAGTACAGTGTGACCACATTAAAGACCGAATCGCTCACTGATGTTACTGATCCGAGTTTAACAGCGCCGCATGTATCTAGCACACCGAGCACTTATAATCTTGATAAGCAGACGACAATAGAGCTCACGCGGTATACTAACCCCACATCTGCTATGAGTAAACCGTCGGGCAAGTGCGTCTGTTTGCCAGAAACAATTATTACAGAAACCGTAGCGACAACGGCTGACCCACAATACTTAGAAGCACCAGCGTCCACCTTGGCACCGCAACACCGGAGTACCACCGCGGACACCAGGCCAACGCCGCAAACTAATACTGGTACACTGCAGATGTATACTATATGATTTATAATGTTGGCTTCCATTAAATACGACTTCAGTTAAATCAATCAAATTCACTTAaaggacatacaattacaaaaaacTTAATCGAAATAGTTCATTAAAACAATCAGAGACGTAGAAACGTCTTTGAAACAATCAATTGTTTAAGCAAAGATTAAATGCGAAACCACTTGTACATATATTATCAGCACGCATTAATCAAATTTATCGAtactataataaataataatactaataatgatgcGCCTGATTTTTTTCCAACTTCTTCAGACCGACCATTATACATTGCGGTTTCGCGGATAATGAGGCAGTGCCAACGCTATACCCGGTCAGTTGTGCATGATGACCTCAATTTGTTGTATACCAGTGTAACCAGCAGGCTACGATATTACGGCGGTGAATTCGAGCATGAAGTCGAGGTAGGAAGTGAGGTGCAAGTAATTGATGCTAGTTCATCATAATTTATGACTGCTCGTGCTAATTACTTATGTAAAAATGTGTGATTATAAATCATGTTTAAAGTACTTTCTTCAGTAATTATAACGATCattaattgagccgcgttctgagaaaactgggcttaatgcatgtgcgtaaagtgtcgtcccagcttagcctgtgcagtccgcacaagctaatcagggacgacacattccgcttttatggtgtttttagtttgaaggaagtccctccttaccgaaaatcaagtttaggcggaaagtgtcgtccctgattagcctgtgcggactgcacaggctaatctgggatgacactttacgcacatgcattaagcccagttttctcataacaagtCTCAATTACATCTTGTTTACAGTTATACAGCGAATAGGCTTTAGTTGCAACGTATTCTTCAATACCGGATTGTGAACATTTTGAATATAGTCTTTAAAAACACATTGATAAACGCCAAacggttttgtaaaaaaaacaatgcaCGGAGGTTAGTGTCGATGATATTTTAATTGACAGAAATCATAGAAACCTAGCTCTCTAATTCCAAGTTTAAACATACACAATACATCATAATACGCCATACTTCCGGTACGTATTTTTGTCATATTATCCTTTGTAAAATTTTCACAGACATGGCCCAATTTAACCTCTTGTATACCTGGCTTTCAGAGTCAGAAGGAGGCGAATGAAAACGGCTCTAGCGAAACCCTCGATATCAACCGCACCTTGAAGCCGCTCTGGGTAACGCAGTACCTGCGTATTATGCGTCATCTTGATCTCAACATCCGGGACATGCGCTACAAAGTTCTTGCCACACTCAACCGACACGCGCAAACTAACGCTTAACCCCTTATACTTGTTTTGTCTTCTATAAATTATTTGTTCACTGGCATAGGGGTTTGACCGAGTTGTCACGAACATTGTGTGATGGATGATCGACATTCATGGACCATTTTCAAGAACAACGGGAACATTTTATTCatccaaattattaaataattaaatacatttcacaCAATTTCGTAAAAATTGAGCGAcgtgttttatgtatgttgacatattatttttattatttcattgtatttaaataGATGAATAGCTTTTATTCAAGTTCTTATTGGACTTGATTTAAGTCTCGTGTCTCCATTCAAAAGTAACGTTCCATAGAAATCAATCATTTTTCAACATGCGCGAACTGTCGGCGTATAAAGGCCATACAATTGTCTATCATGGTTAGAATGAATTCTGCGTGTACTCTTATAAAGAcccatacatatacatgtatcataataTAAAAACATCAATACCTGTATACTTAAggcaatataaattatttttaatgaccGTTTTTATCGTGTGTGTTTTTCGTTTTTACATGATTAATGTCCTTGGCTGTTTGATCCCATCCTAACAGTTTTATAATCGAGATCAATGAGTGAATATCCGTCAATAATAACGTAATCATTTCACAGTGGCTCGAGTGGAATGATTAGGTTTGGTACTTTCACTCTGGCTTGATGCCAAGTTTTTGTTTggacaatttaatataaaaaataactataAGTGAATAACTTCTTTGTCAGTGAAAATTTCAACCAGCTAAACTTGAGAAAACTACATCATAAATTAAACGTTATAACTGAGCAACTTCgatgtaaaaa from Dreissena polymorpha isolate Duluth1 chromosome 1, UMN_Dpol_1.0, whole genome shotgun sequence carries:
- the LOC127873091 gene encoding uncharacterized protein LOC127873091, which produces MEIHGPYPEIRNLKDWLHDDSTEPYISNSESDEDDGAEETISKPRAKRQTATITVELFMVIDFAIYDWWDRLAKDLGQHTDTVTLIETHFGYVFREIDLRLQNLKEQDYTIKAALAGTYVARRESESNWTLGSTLEVDATSPRIMVNSSEALEKFQSWIDTNIDLPHFDHAILFTGTNLSYAGSAGNTGLAFGSSMCLNISKSSIVEDTFDTRTVTFATQQIVRSLGSRDDMDNNDCLEFFNYIMAQKFKLPIRSFASNKWKFSSCSEQYVKMYLHELDVAGMNCLKETRVSQPNPDRPASVNEKPVGFVYSPKEQCQHKFGATSDVCRVAIGTRYSKICVGLLCVVPETGVCDYIFPADGTTCGYNKYCWHGNCDEFEDGEDVSDTCAYGNDPTVNCNEMIMNDMAVCYNETVRFACCQSCEKIMIDFPGCEFGDRSGQCQISKCIAGNKTLTSHTCCLTCVDGPTPYVPPLERLLFDTSTVSVFRTTDVTTPSTIFPSILTRATTHTLLSNVGENVETPITTNTIISSPNDTVTSIGDTGIRSKTMTAEQMTSSASSASSASTTAADITEYSVTTLKTESLTDVTDPSLTAPHVSSTPSTYNLDKQTTIELTRYTNPTSAMSKPSGKCVCLPETIITETVATTADPQYLEAPASTLAPQHRSTTADTRPTPQTNTDRPLYIAVSRIMRQCQRYTRSVVHDDLNLLYTSVTSRLRYYGGEFEHEVESQKEANENGSSETLDINRTLKPLWVTQYLRIMRHLDLNIRDMRYKVLATLNRHAQTNA